Below is a genomic region from Fusobacterium nucleatum.
GGAAATTAAAAAACAAACTTTTAAAGAATTAGATGATATTTGTAAACCAGAAGCTATATTTGCAACAAATACTTCTTCTTTATCAATTACTGAAATAGGAGCAGGTTTAAAAAGACCTATGATAGGAATGCACTTCTTTAACCCTGCACCAGTTATGAAGTTGGTAGAAATTATTGCTGGACTTAATACTCCTACTGATATAGTAGATAAAATAAAGAAAATTTCTGAAGATATTGGAAAAGTTCCAGTACAAGTTCAAGAAGCACCAGGATTTGTTGTTAATAGAATTTTAATTCCTATGATTAATGAAGCTGTTGGAATTTATGCAGAAGGAATTGCTTCTGTTGAAGGAATAGATTCAGCTATGAAATTAGGGGCAAATCACCCTATTGGACCTCTAGCTTTAGGAGATTTAATCGGGCTTGATGTTTGTCTTGCTATAATGGATGTTCTATATCATGAAACAGGTGATAGCAAATATAGAGCTCATACTCTATTAAGAAAAATGGTTCGTGGAAAACAATTAGGACAAAAAACTGGTAAAGGTTTCTATGACTATACTAAATAAAAAATTAAGGTACTCATTATTGAGTACCTTTTCTTTTTTATTTCTTATGAACCTTATCATCTATTTCAGTATTTTCAATTTTTTCGGTTTCTTTCAGTTGTTCTTCTACACTTTTTTCCTCTTTTGCTTCCAAGGCTTCCTTAGGAATTATTATTTCTTTAACATTGTTTATATTAGAATATTTTGCTTCAAATGAAAAATCCATTTTAATATTTTCTACTTTGATAGCTCCCGACATAGTAAAAGTAATAGGTAAAAATGTTTTTTTATCAATTTCAAAAGTCATACTAATATCATTAAACATATCAAATTGATTTTCTGGAATATTCAAAGATTTTAAGTCATCTTTAAATAAGTCTTTAAAATTTTTTATTATAAGAAGATAGTTACCACCTTTTTCTTTTAAATCAATCTTATCTATATTTTTTAAAAGAAAGTCATACATTGCATTGGACTGAGCATACAACTTTGTAAATTGTTCTCCAAAACCTTTATTTGATTGCTTAATCCATTGATTATTATTAGGGTTTTGTATATAAGAGTAATCATCTTTCATATACATAGCCAATTTATTGTTAGAAAAAGGGACTGTAATATCCATTTTCATAGCAAGAGCAGGCTCTAATATTACAGATAAATATCCACTTGCTTCCATAGAAATACCAGCAGGATTAGTAGAATTTT
It encodes:
- a CDS encoding 3-hydroxybutyryl-CoA dehydrogenase, with product MKIGIIGAGTMGAGIAQAFAQTEGFTIALCDINNEFAANGKKKIAKGFEKRIAKGKMEQAEADKILSKITTGTKEICADCDLIIEAAIENMEIKKQTFKELDDICKPEAIFATNTSSLSITEIGAGLKRPMIGMHFFNPAPVMKLVEIIAGLNTPTDIVDKIKKISEDIGKVPVQVQEAPGFVVNRILIPMINEAVGIYAEGIASVEGIDSAMKLGANHPIGPLALGDLIGLDVCLAIMDVLYHETGDSKYRAHTLLRKMVRGKQLGQKTGKGFYDYTK
- a CDS encoding DUF6612 family protein; this translates as MKKSLKKSLFILLTLLSVFFIVACGDKLSKKEVIEKFIESDKNIKSADLTITMKIEQKNSTNPAGISMEASGYLSVILEPALAMKMDITVPFSNNKLAMYMKDDYSYIQNPNNNQWIKQSNKGFGEQFTKLYAQSNAMYDFLLKNIDKIDLKEKGGNYLLIIKNFKDLFKDDLKSLNIPENQFDMFNDISMTFEIDKKTFLPITFTMSGAIKVENIKMDFSFEAKYSNINNVKEIIIPKEALEAKEEKSVEEQLKETEKIENTEIDDKVHKK